A genomic window from Prunus persica cultivar Lovell chromosome G2, Prunus_persica_NCBIv2, whole genome shotgun sequence includes:
- the LOC18770122 gene encoding cell division cycle 20.2, cofactor of APC complex, producing MRSSYTLGSQSRCPLEERLLQKKNSRENLDRFIPNRSAMDFDFAHYMLTQGRKGKENPSRYGRDYRKQLAEAMNMNRTRILAFKNKPPAPVELFPSYFSSLPQDKPANPKPHRHIPQTSERTLDAPDLIDDYYLNLLDWGSSNVIAIALANTVYLWDATDCSTSELARFDVERGPVTSVSWAIDGRHIAIGLDNSEVQLWDSTAKQYLRTLRGCHRSRVGSLAWNNHILTTGGMDGRIVNNDVRIRSHIVETYRGHEREVCRLKWSASGQQLASGGNDNLLHIWDNRSVAPTQWLHRLEDHTAAVKALAWCPFQRNLLASGGGGNDRCIKFWNTHTGACLNSVDTGSQVCALLWNMNERELLSSHGFTQNQLTLWKYPSMVRIAELTGHTSRVLHMAQSPNGCTVASAGGETLKLWNVFGDPEEVKPAPRPPKEPFAQVSRIR from the coding sequence ATGAGGTCTTCATATACCTTGGGGTCACAGTCTAGGTGCCCTCTTGAAGAACGGCTTCTTCAGAAAAAGAATTCTCGGGAAAATTTGGACAGGTTCATACCAAATAGGTCTGCaatggattttgattttgctcATTACATGCTTACTCAAGGTAGGAAAGGTAAGGAAAACCCATCTAGATATGGAAGAGACTATAGGAAGCAGTTGGCAGAGGCTATGAACATGAATCGCACTAGAATCCTCGCTTTCAAGAACAAGCCTCCTGCCCCTGTAGAGCTTTTCCCGAGCTACTTCTCTTCTTTGCCACAGGATAAACCGGCAAACCCTAAGCCACACAGACACATTCCTCAAACTTCAGAGAGAACACTGGATGCTCCTGACCTTATTGATGATTACTACCTGAATTTGTTGGATTGGGGAAGCTCCAATGTTATTGCAATAGCTCTTGCAAACACAGTTTATTTGTGGGATGCTACTGATTGTTCTACTTCGGAACTGGCCAGATTTGATGTTGAAAGGGGACCTGTTACCAGTGTCAGTTGGGCTATTGATGGACGCCACATTGCCATTGGACTGGACAATTCCGAAGTACAGCTATGGGATTCAACTGCAAAGCAGTATCTGAGAACCTTGAGAGGTTGTCACAGATCACGGGTAGGCTCACTAGCATGGAACAATCACATTCTTACAACTGGAGGAATGGATGGCCGCATTGTAAACAATGATGTAAGAATTAGATCGCACATTGTTGAGACGTACAGAGGACATGAACGCGAGGTTTGTCGGCTTAAGTGGTCAGCCTCAGGGCAGCAATTAGCAAGTGGAGGAAATGATAACCTGCTCCATATATGGGACAACAGATCAGTGGCACCAACACAGTGGCTTCACAGGCTTGAAGACCATACAGCTGCTGTAAAAGCCCTTGCTTGGTGTCCTTTCCAGAGAAATTTGCTTGCTTCTGGTGGAGGTGGGAATGATCGGTGCATAAAGTTCTGGAACACTCACACAGGTGCTTGCCTGAACTCGGTGGACACTGGCTCTCAGGTTTGTGCTTTGCTGTGGAATATGAATGAACGAGAACTGCTTAGCTCACATGGGTTTACTCAGAATCAGCTTACTCTTTGGAAATATCCATCAATGGTTAGAATTGCAGAACTCACGGGTCATACGTCTAGAGTCCTTCATATGGCTCAGAGCCCAAATGGTTGCACAGTAGCATCAGCAGGTGGTGAAACACTGAAATTATGGAATGTTTTTGGGGACCCTGAGGAGGTTAAACCAGCTCCACGACCTCCCAAAGAGCCTTTTGCCCAAGTGAGTCGTATCCGCTGA